The Amycolatopsis coloradensis sequence TTGGCCGTGACCTGATACGGCGCCAGCAGCTCGACCCGGTCGTGCCAGGTGCCGGCGGGTTCGCCCATGGACACCCAGACATCTGTGTAGACGAAGTCCGCGCCCGTCACGGCCTCCTCGACGTCGTCGGTGACGGTGATCCGTGCCCCGCTGGCCGCGCCTTCGGCCAGGCAGGCCGCCAAGTGCTCCTCATCGGGCCAGAGCGCGCGGGGTCCGGCCAGCCGGACGTCCATGCCGAGTTTTGCGCCCATCGCGAGCAGGGAACGGGCGACGTTGTTCCGGGTATCGCCGAGGTAGCAGAAAGCGATCTCCGGCAGGGGCTTCGTGCTGTGCTCGCGCATGGTGAACACGTCGCACAGTGATTGCGTGGGGTGGCTCGTCGCGGTGAGTCCATTGTAGACGGGTACGCCGGAGTGCCGGGCCAGTTCTTCGACGGTGGCCTGCTCGTGGCCGCGGTACTCGATCCCGTCGTACATGCGGCCGAGCACGCGAGCTGTGTCACGGGCGGATTCCTTGTGTCCCAAGTGGGCGTCCTGGGGGCCGAGGTAGGTCGTGGTCGCTCCTTCCTCGGCGGCGGCGACCTCGAACGCGCATCGGGTCCGGGTGGAGGCCTTCTCGAAGATGAGCGCCAAATGCTTGCCCACCAGCCGGTTCTGCGCGATTCCGGCGTAGGCCGCGGACTTGAGCTGGGCGGCGAGGTCGAGCAGGAAGACGAGTTCTTCCTTGGTGAAGTCGAGTTCGGTGAGGTAGCTGCGGTTGCGCAGGTTGAAGGCCATTTCGGATCCGTTCAGCTCGGGTCGCGGTCGATCGGGCAGGTCATGCAGCGCGGGCCGCCACGGCCGCGTCCCAGTTCGCTTCCGGCGATGGTGACGACTTCGATGCCGTGTTTGCGCAGCATGGTGTTGGTGGCGACGTTGCGTTCGTAGCCGAGGACGACCCCCGGTGCGACGGCGAGGTAGTTCGTACCGTCGTCCCATTGCTCCCGCTCGGCGGCCCGGATGTCCTCGTCGGTGCTGAGCAGGGTGACTTCGGGGACTTTCAGGACTTCGGCGAGGGTGTGCCAGAGGCTGTCGTTGGC is a genomic window containing:
- the argF gene encoding ornithine carbamoyltransferase; this translates as MAFNLRNRSYLTELDFTKEELVFLLDLAAQLKSAAYAGIAQNRLVGKHLALIFEKASTRTRCAFEVAAAEEGATTTYLGPQDAHLGHKESARDTARVLGRMYDGIEYRGHEQATVEELARHSGVPVYNGLTATSHPTQSLCDVFTMREHSTKPLPEIAFCYLGDTRNNVARSLLAMGAKLGMDVRLAGPRALWPDEEHLAACLAEGAASGARITVTDDVEEAVTGADFVYTDVWVSMGEPAGTWHDRVELLAPYQVTAKTLSATGNPGVRFLHCLPALHDRETEVGAEAFKEFGLDGVEVTDEVFESPASLVFEQAENRMHTIKAILVATLGS